The Gouania willdenowi chromosome 3, fGouWil2.1, whole genome shotgun sequence genome includes a region encoding these proteins:
- the LOC114479869 gene encoding zinc finger protein 234-like, which produces MEQFKALSPLSESERNNVEQLLPEVLHIKEEPEMISEGQEEKQLCVQQETNSAVCPVKCEDEEEKPQTSQLHWRQITEMNMKEEPSTCSLNEFMKRQTVGINSKEPEAAQNPDPSSLVLQGPDGTETDSTQTEYSSDDDDEDDDEGCWQKPLSESETEADFDSTRKNGEIGCKDSKTRICSFQHICSKKKIQLKMTSDCVGGKKASLSAISKLRIHTGEKPFKCDVCRKCFPRKASLQVHTRIHTGEKPFKCDVCSKCFILKHHLQSHMRIHTGEKQFKCDVCSKYFIYKVDLKRHVRIHTGEKPFKCDVCSKCFILKHHLQSHMRIHTGEKTFKCDVCSKCFNEKVNLRRHLRIHTGEKPFKCDV; this is translated from the coding sequence ATGGAGCAGTTCAAAGCCTTATCACCGCTGTCTGAGAGTGAGAGGAACaatgtggagcagctgctcccagaggttctccacataaaggaggaaccagagatgatcagtgaaggtcaggaggaaaagcagctttgtgtgcagcaggagacaaacagtgctgtttgtcctgttaaatgtgaagatgaagaggagaagcctcagacctcccagctacactggagacaaataacagaaatgaacaTGAAGGAGGAACCTTCGACCTGCAGTTTAAATGAATTCATGAAAAGACAAACTGTGGGAATTAACAGCAAAGAACCAGAAGCAGCCCAGAACCCAGATCCAAGCAGTTTAGTACtacaaggtcctgatggaacaGAAACAGACTCGACTCAGACTGAATATagtagtgatgatgatgatgaagatgatgatgaaggctgttGGCAGAAACCTCTGTCAGAGTCTGAAACTGAAGCTGACTTTGACTCCACCAGGAAAAATGGTGAAATTGGATGTAAAGATTCCAAAACACGGATTTgctcatttcaacacatttgttCAAAGAAGAAGATTCAGCTAAAAATGACATCTGATTGTGTGGGTGGTAAGAAAGCGTCACTCAGTGCAATTTCAAaactgagaatccacacaggagagaaaccattcaaatgtgatgtttgtaggaaatgttttcCACGTAAAGCTTCCCTGCAGGTACACAcaagaatccacacaggagaaaaaccattcaaatgtgatgtttgtagtaaatgttttattctaaagcatcacctgcagtcacacatgagaatccacacaggagagaaacaatttaaatgtgatgtttgtagtaaatattTTATCTATAAGGTAGACCTTAAGCGACatgtgagaatccacacaggagagaaaccattcaaatgtgatgtttgtagtaaatgttttattctaaagcatcacctgcagtcacacatgagaatccacacaggagaaaaaacatttaaatgtgatgtttgtagtaaatgttttaatgagaaAGTCAACCTTAGGCGACActtgagaatccacacaggagaaaaaccatttaaatgtgatgtttga
- the LOC114479828 gene encoding zinc finger protein 235-like yields MEQFKALSPLSESERNNVEQLLPEVLHIKEEPEMISEGQEEKQLCVQQETNSAVCPVKCEDEEEKPQTSQLHWRHITEMNMKEEPSTCSLNEFMKRQTVGINSKEPEAAQNPDPSSLVLQGPDGTETDSTQTEYSSDDDDDDDDGGCWQKPLSESETEADFDSTRKNSEMSSECVGGKKASLIDTEEEHFECDVCRKCFTFKVSLKRHMKIHTGEKTFQCDVCSKCFIQKDHLQSHMRIHTGEKPFECDVCRKCFNYKVNLKRHMRIHTGEKPFTCDVCGKCFIQNDHLQSHMGVHTGKKQFKCDVCSNYFNRKCNLQLHMRIHTGEKPFKCDVCSKRFVGKPHLQSHMRIHTEEKPFKCDVCFKCFNYKVNLKSHMRIHTGERPFKCDVCSKCFTRKPHLQSHVRMHKNEKPFVCDV; encoded by the coding sequence ATGGAGCAGTTCAAAGCCTTATCACCACTGTCTGAGAGTGAGAGGAACaatgtggagcagctgctcccagaggttctccacataaaggaggaaccagagatgatcagtgaaggtcaggaggaaaagcagctttgtgtgcagcaggagacaaacagtgctgtttgtcctgttaaatgtgaagatgaagaggagaagcctcagacctcccagctacactggagacatATAACAGAAATGAACATGAAGGAGGAACCTTCGACCTGCAGTTTAAATGAATTCATGAAAAGACAAACTGTGGGAATTAACAGCAAAGAACCAGAAGCAGCCCAGAACCCAGATCCAAGCAGTTTAGTATTGcaaggtcctgatggaacaGAAACAGACTCGACTCAGACTGAATATAgtagcgatgatgatgatgatgatgatgatggaggcTGTTGGCAGAAACCTCTGTCAGAGTCTGAAACTGAAGCTGACTTTGACTCCACCAGGAAAAATTCTGAAATGTCATCTGAATGTGTGGGTGGTAAGAAAGCATCACTGATCGACACTGAAGAGGAACACtttgaatgtgatgtttgtaggaaatgttttaccTTTAAGGTCAGCCTTAAGCGACACATGaaaattcacacaggagagaaaacatttcaatgtgatgtttgtagtaaatgttttattcaaaaggatcacctgcagtcacacatgagaatccacactggagagaaaccctttgaatgtgatgtttgtaggaaatgttttaacTACAAGGTCAACCTTAAgcgacacatgagaatccacacaggagagaaaccattcacatgtgatgtttgtggaaaatgttttattcaaaatgatcacctgcagtcacacatgGGAGTCCACACGGGAAAGAAacaatttaaatgtgatgtttgtagtaattATTTTAATCGAAAGTGTAATCTGCAgctacacatgagaatccacacaggagagaaaccattcaaatgtgatgtttgtagtaaacgTTTTGTTGGAAAGCCtcacctgcagtcacacatgagaatccacacagaagagaaaccatttaaatgtgatgtttgttttaaatgttttaactaTAAGGTCAACCTTAaatcacacatgagaatccacacaggagagagaccattcaaatgtgatgtttgtagtaaatgtttcacTCGAAAGCCTCACCTGCAGTCACATGTgagaatgcacaaaaatgagaaaCCATTCGTATGTGATGTTTga